The Agrobacterium tumefaciens genome contains the following window.
GGCCTGGACAGATCCATTCCTGAACAGTTCCTGATCTATCTCGCCAGCGCGCTCAGAGGCGACTTCGGGGTATCGGCAGCCGACGGTCGTGAGGTATTCACCGTCATCGCCGAACGTATACCCAAGACATTGACGCTGACGATTTCAGCATTCGTGCTAAGCATACTCGTCGGTATCCCCGCGGGAATCATCGCAGCAGTCCGCCGCGACAGTGCCGCCGACAAATCCGTCATGGCAGGCGCTGTTCTCGGCTATAGCGTACCAAATTTCTTGCTCGGACTGACGCTCATCTTCGTGTTTGCCGTCTGGTTTCGTGTGCTGCCGAGCTCGGGAAGTTCCACCTGGCAGCATGCGATCCTGCCCGTTGCGACATTCGGTCTTGTCAATGCGGCTGCGATTGCGCGCTTTGCACGTTCCGCGCTGATCGAAGTTCTGGAACAGCCCTATATCGCAGCGGCTCGCGCCGATGGTATTCCCAAGTGGGAAGTGGTTATCCGCCACGCGCTCCCGAACGCGGCGATCCCGATGGTGACCATGCTGGGTTTCGTTGCAGCTGGCTTGCTGGGGGGGTCGGCTATCGTAGAGACCGTATTCGCCTGGCCCGGGCTTGGTAGCGGTTTTGTTCGAGCAATCACGCTCAGCGATCTCAATGTCGTTCAGGCAATGATCCTTCTCTTCACGGCGTTCATGGTCACGATCAACTTGATCGTCGATGTTCTCTATGCGGTGCTGAACCCGAAAATCAGGCTTCAAAAAAATGGCTAGTACGACACTCTCATTACCAAAGCGGCAATTCCTGAAATCTGCCCGCCGCATTCCGATCAGTATCTGGCTATGCCTGATCTGGATTGCGGTTGTCGTCTTCGTGGGCATGACGGCGCAATGGTTGGCACCGTTCGACTATCTGCAGCAGTCACCTCTGGCGCGATTTGCGCCGACGGGTGCGCCGGGACATTTGCTGGGAACTGATTATCTCGGTCGTGACGTGCTCAGCAACATTCTGGTCGCTACCCAGACGTCTTTGATGATCGCTCTTGTCGGTTCTCTCATCTGCGCGTTCATCGGTACGACCCTCGGATTTCTTGCGGCACATTTCGGTGGCTGGGTCGACAATCTCATTATGGGCTTCGCAGACGCGAAGGCTTCCGTGCCCTTTATAATCTTCGCGCTTGGTGTCCTGGCGTTTCTCGGGTCAAGCCCGCTGATACTTCTTATGCTCGTTGGTGTCGCATCATTCGAGCGTTATGCGCGGCTGACGCGTGGCCTCGTCTTGAGTGCGAACCAGGAGGGATATGCGGAGGCGGCGCGCATCGTCGGCGTACCATCGCTTCGGATCTATGTGCGCCACGTCCTTCCAAACATTGCTGGACCGCTCATCGTTCAAATCACCCTGAATTTCCCGGATATCATCCTGCTCGAAAGCGGATTGAGCTTCCTTGGGCTTGGGATCCAACCGCCGGAAACGAGCCTTGGGCTGATGGTCGCAGACGGCAGAAACTATATCGCGATTGCCTGGTGGCTCATCGCGTTGCCCGGCGTTGTTATTGTTCTCACCACCCTGTCCATCAGCCTGCTCGGCGACTACTTGCGCGATCGCTTCGACGCGCGCCTGCGATAAACGAAAGGAATGAAAATGAACCCTCTCAGAATGACACCGGAGACGATCCGCCTGGGCGGCCATCGCGGCCACAGCGCCGGCGCCCCCGAAAACACGCTCGCGGCGTTTCGGAAGGCGTTTGAATTCGGCGGACGTAACGTCACATGCGAAACCGATCTCGGAATTACCCGCGATGGAGAACTTGTGCTTATTCACGACAAGACCGTCGACCGCACAACAGACGGTCACGGCATCGTTCACGACATGACCTATTCGGAGTTGTCGAAACTCGACGCAGGGAGTTGGTTCAGTTCGGAGTTTGTCGGAGAGCGTGTGCCGCTACTTAAGGACGCGCTTCAGTTCGCCCGTGAGCTTGGCATTATCTATCAGCTTGAACTGAAGATCTACGACGCGAACGACGTCTTCTTCCCAAAGTTGAGGACGCTCATCGATGAATTGGGCTGTGCGGATCTCCTCCAGTTCTCTTCCTTCGACTACGTTCAGCTGAAGGCCGTCAAGGAAGCAATTCCCGAGGTACCGACCGTTGGCCTGATGCATTCGCGCCTCATCGATCCAGCCGCCCTTGCCCGTCAGGCCAATCTCGATGCCATGAACATCGAGATCTACCATTTCGCCAGCGGTGAAGCCCGCCAACTCCACAACGAGGGATTTGCCGCTTTTTGCTACCTACCGACGGGGTACCATGAAAAACTCGCGCAGTACGGCGTGGACGTGGAAACGCAGGTCGTTCAGTGGGTTCGTGAAGGTCAGTTGGATCAGTTGCTCGGCGACGACGTCGCACAGGTCGCCAGGCTCAAGGACCGTGCAAATGGCTGATCGGGACACATCGACATCTCACGCAGGAGAAACAGCTTCGATTGTGGAAGAGATCGCGCGCAAGGCAGGCGACCTTGCCCTCGCTCATTTCCGCTCCCTATCGAGCCTGTCGGTCGAGACCAAGGGACATCTCGATCTTGTGACGAAGGCGGACAAGGAGGTCGAAACATTTCTTATCGCGCAGTTGCGGGAGGCGTTTCCCGCAGACGGCGTATTTGGAGAAGAAGGGGGCGAAATCAAAGGGCGTTCAGGTCGTATCTGGGTGATCGATCCGATTGATGGGACATTCAATTTCGTCCGCGGCGGTCAGAACTGGGCAATTTCCATCGGTCTCTATGAAAACAAGCGTCCTACATTCGGGGTTATCTTCGCTCCAGTCCGAAACCTGATGTTTGTTGGAGGGAAAACGGTGGAGACGAAGCTCAACGGCATGGCGGTCAAGCCACTTCCGCCGCTCGATATGTCGCGTGCATCGACCGGGTTCAGCTACCATCCTTCGGCTTCGACAGCGGACAGGCTCGAAGTCATCCGTTATATCTCGGATGATCTCAATATCAGCTTCCGTTTCTGCGGCGCTGCGACACTCTCGATGGTCGAGGTGGCCATGGGCGAGACAGATGGCTACGTTTCATTGGGAGACTCGACGTGGGACGTTATGGCAGCGTTGCCTATTTTGAGCAATCTGGGTGTTGCGGATACGATCGACTGGGACAGGACCGACTTGTCGGCCAAACTCCGGTTTGCTTGTGGAAGCCACGACTTCCTGGAGAAGGTGAAGCCGTTGCTCGATAAAGTGGCGCTGGCCGCATAATGCGGCGCGCCTCTGACAATAACGGTCACAGATCGCCATTGGTCGACGCGGACCAATGCGGCGCGATTTGCGTACGCTCGACAAGCCTTATTAACAGCGAGATGGAAGCGCTTCTGATCACCAGCCGCGAAACTGGCCGCTGGGTAATCCCCAAGGGCTGGTCGGAGGGCAGGAAAAAGCTTCATCGAGTCGCACGGGAGGAAGCTTGGGAAGAAGCCGGCGTGCGGGGAAGAGTCTGCAAAAACCCGTATGGTCACTACCGCTATGACAAGAAGGTATCACATGACGAATTCATCCCTTGTCTGGTTCAGGTTCACCTGCTGACCGTATCGACCCTGAAGGATGATTTCCCCGAGAAAGGACAACGCCAGATCAGGTGGTTTTCTCCGGAGGAAGCTTCTGGATTGGTTATCGAGCCGGAGCTCAAACAACTGCTTTTAAAGCTGCGACAGCAGTGACCCACACAATTGAGGACGACATGGACATCGAACTTCTCAAGAAAACACCCGACCTAAGAGCCATAGCAGATATCCGGCTGGCGACCCTCGAGGACGGTCCGGCGCGTGGCCAACGGCTGTTGATCGCTCGAAATGCAACAGGAATTGCGTTCGAAGTGGCGTTGGATCGCGGCTTCGATATTTCCAGCCTTTCGTTCAGGGGGACCAATATTGGTTGGAACTCGCCGACTCAGATGCGTTTTCCAATGGTTGATCCAGGCTCCGAAGGCGGCTGGGCTTTCATGCGCAACTTCGATGGCTTCCTTGTGACATGCGGGCTCGACCACATCAGCCGTCCTCTGGAAGTTGATATTGCCCACTATAATCATCCGCACCTGAAGACGAAAAGCATGCCTCAGCATGGCAGAATCTCGACCGAAAAAGCAAGATTGGTCGGATATGACGTCGACCCAGAATCCGGTGAGATCTTCTGTGAGGGGATCGTCAGGCAGGCAAGTGTCTTCGGCGAAAACCTGGAGCTGAGACGGAGGATCACTTTACCAGTCTTTGGTCAGGCGCTGCGGATTGACGACACAGTGACAAACCGGGGGTTTCGCCCGTCTGGACATGCAATAATCTATCACCTGAACTACGGCTATCCGTTTCTGGATCAGAACCTCGAGATCACGGGTCTTCCTGAGCTCCTTGCGGCAAAATTGGTCGTGGATCCACCTCGGCCAAGTGACGATTACGGCGAATACGTCGACTCGGTCGATAGCCTAGAGATTCCGGAAGCGGATCCGATCGTTGTCAGCAACCGTGAACTCGACATATCCGTCGGCCTGACGTTCACTCGCGACCAACTGAACAAGCTTGCTATCTGGAGAGCTTATCAGTCCGGAGTGTTTGCGCTCGGCATCGAACCCCGCACCGACCTGGCACAGGACAGACCTTTGCTTCTGCCTGGCGAAAGCTGCAAGAACTCGTTGCAAGTTGAACTGACCGATTGCTGTTGTTCCAACTAAAGGAGCTGGTAGGGCCTCAAACGGGGGACAGGAAATGAAACGCGTCTTGATCGTCGGTTGCCCAGGTGCTGGAAAATCCACGCTTGCGAAGCAGCTCGCCAAGATCACCGATCTTCCTCTCGTACATCTTGATCGACATTACTGGCTGCCGGGTTGGCAGCGGCCGGATCGCGCAGCATGGGAAAGGACGATCGCGAGCTTACTCTCGCAATCGGCGTGGATTATGGACGGAAACTACAGCGGTACACTTGAGCATCGGTTGGCAGCGGCCGACACGCTTATCCACCTCAACTATCCGACTTGGCTTTGCGTCTGGCGGGTAATCCGGAGAACAGCCGTCGGGTTGGGTCGCAATCGCGATGATGAACTTATACCAGGGTGCCCTGAACGCTTCGATTGGTCTTTCCTACGCTTTGTTATCAAATATCGAAAAGAACAACGAGAGCAAGATCTGGTGCTGATGGGAAGGTTTCCCGGCCGCGTGTTTCGCTTCACGTCGCCGTCTCGCCTTTCGGCATTCATTGCTGCAATTGAGCCGGTGGCCGATAGGAGATCGCGTGAGGTCACAGGTGCTCCGGCGGGCGACCGTTTTAGGTCTGATAGCGTCGTCTGACATCGATCGATGATCCCACTGTCGGTTTCAGATGGTCTGCAACTTTGGAGTGGTGCCGCGTGCTTGAAGCTATGCGTCCGACAAACGTAACGTCGGATCGAGCTTATCGCGCAGCCCCGCGTTACGCCATGCCTGCGCCTCTCGGCTTCTTGCCGAAGGTCTGTCGATAAAGGAGATCGGGGACCACTTGGGACACCGCAGCGCGGCGACAACCAGTATCTACGCCAAGGTGAACTTG
Protein-coding sequences here:
- a CDS encoding ABC transporter permease, which encodes MISFILARLVRAIIVMMLTVTFVFIILRLGGDPARAMLGENATPEALAAFRTAWGLDRSIPEQFLIYLASALRGDFGVSAADGREVFTVIAERIPKTLTLTISAFVLSILVGIPAGIIAAVRRDSAADKSVMAGAVLGYSVPNFLLGLTLIFVFAVWFRVLPSSGSSTWQHAILPVATFGLVNAAAIARFARSALIEVLEQPYIAAARADGIPKWEVVIRHALPNAAIPMVTMLGFVAAGLLGGSAIVETVFAWPGLGSGFVRAITLSDLNVVQAMILLFTAFMVTINLIVDVLYAVLNPKIRLQKNG
- a CDS encoding ABC transporter permease is translated as MASTTLSLPKRQFLKSARRIPISIWLCLIWIAVVVFVGMTAQWLAPFDYLQQSPLARFAPTGAPGHLLGTDYLGRDVLSNILVATQTSLMIALVGSLICAFIGTTLGFLAAHFGGWVDNLIMGFADAKASVPFIIFALGVLAFLGSSPLILLMLVGVASFERYARLTRGLVLSANQEGYAEAARIVGVPSLRIYVRHVLPNIAGPLIVQITLNFPDIILLESGLSFLGLGIQPPETSLGLMVADGRNYIAIAWWLIALPGVVIVLTTLSISLLGDYLRDRFDARLR
- a CDS encoding glycerophosphodiester phosphodiesterase family protein; amino-acid sequence: MNPLRMTPETIRLGGHRGHSAGAPENTLAAFRKAFEFGGRNVTCETDLGITRDGELVLIHDKTVDRTTDGHGIVHDMTYSELSKLDAGSWFSSEFVGERVPLLKDALQFARELGIIYQLELKIYDANDVFFPKLRTLIDELGCADLLQFSSFDYVQLKAVKEAIPEVPTVGLMHSRLIDPAALARQANLDAMNIEIYHFASGEARQLHNEGFAAFCYLPTGYHEKLAQYGVDVETQVVQWVREGQLDQLLGDDVAQVARLKDRANG
- a CDS encoding inositol monophosphatase family protein codes for the protein MADRDTSTSHAGETASIVEEIARKAGDLALAHFRSLSSLSVETKGHLDLVTKADKEVETFLIAQLREAFPADGVFGEEGGEIKGRSGRIWVIDPIDGTFNFVRGGQNWAISIGLYENKRPTFGVIFAPVRNLMFVGGKTVETKLNGMAVKPLPPLDMSRASTGFSYHPSASTADRLEVIRYISDDLNISFRFCGAATLSMVEVAMGETDGYVSLGDSTWDVMAALPILSNLGVADTIDWDRTDLSAKLRFACGSHDFLEKVKPLLDKVALAA
- a CDS encoding NUDIX hydrolase codes for the protein MEALLITSRETGRWVIPKGWSEGRKKLHRVAREEAWEEAGVRGRVCKNPYGHYRYDKKVSHDEFIPCLVQVHLLTVSTLKDDFPEKGQRQIRWFSPEEASGLVIEPELKQLLLKLRQQ
- a CDS encoding aldose 1-epimerase family protein, whose product is MDIELLKKTPDLRAIADIRLATLEDGPARGQRLLIARNATGIAFEVALDRGFDISSLSFRGTNIGWNSPTQMRFPMVDPGSEGGWAFMRNFDGFLVTCGLDHISRPLEVDIAHYNHPHLKTKSMPQHGRISTEKARLVGYDVDPESGEIFCEGIVRQASVFGENLELRRRITLPVFGQALRIDDTVTNRGFRPSGHAIIYHLNYGYPFLDQNLEITGLPELLAAKLVVDPPRPSDDYGEYVDSVDSLEIPEADPIVVSNRELDISVGLTFTRDQLNKLAIWRAYQSGVFALGIEPRTDLAQDRPLLLPGESCKNSLQVELTDCCCSN
- a CDS encoding P-loop NTPase family protein → MKRVLIVGCPGAGKSTLAKQLAKITDLPLVHLDRHYWLPGWQRPDRAAWERTIASLLSQSAWIMDGNYSGTLEHRLAAADTLIHLNYPTWLCVWRVIRRTAVGLGRNRDDELIPGCPERFDWSFLRFVIKYRKEQREQDLVLMGRFPGRVFRFTSPSRLSAFIAAIEPVADRRSREVTGAPAGDRFRSDSVV